Below is a window of Shewanella khirikhana DNA.
CTTCACAGCCCATGAGTTTGCCGGTGGACAGGTCCAGTTTGGGCTGAAAGTGCAGCAGAAACTCATCGTTTTTCAGGGCATCGTGCAGCGAGGCTTCGGTGCGCAGACGCACGGCCGCGCGCTCGGTCATTTGCTGCTTGAAGAAGGCCCATTGGTTCGAGCCGGAGGCCTTGGCGCTGTACATGGCGATATCAGCGTGGCGAATAAGATCTTCGGCGCTGTTACCGTCTTCCGGGTAGAGGGAGATCCCTACCGATGCGGCCGGGTGGATTGAGTGGTCACCAAGCTGAATTGGGTTATTTAGCTGAAACAGCAGCTTATCAACAAAGTCTGCCGCCATATCGGCGGAGTTAATTTCATCAGCCAGAATTACGAACTCGTCACCGCCAAGGCGGGCGACTGTGCCTTTATCACCGACAACCCGCTCAAGCAGCCGCGCAATACGTGCAAGGAACTGATCGCCAAGGGCATGACCAAGGGAGTCGTTTACGTTTTTGAAGCGGTCCAGGTCGATAAACAGCAGTGCGAAGGCACGTCTGTGCACTCTGGCGCGCTGAATGGTCACGGCAATGGTTTCCAGCAGCAGGGTGCGATTTGGTAGCCCGGTGAGCGGGTCTCTGGTGGCCATCTTGCGCAGCTTGCTTTGGGTTTGGCCAAATTGCAGCAGAATTTGATTCAGCTTGGTGGTTACCAGCCCGAGCTCGTCGTCCTTGTGGGCATCTGAAATCGGCAGCAGGTTTTCATCGGGGGACTCAGGCTCAATCTTGTCGATGGCCTCGCTGATGCGGGCAATGGGCTGAGTCAAAAAGCGGTGGAACACAATCGATAACACCATGGTCAGCAGTAAGGCCCGCGCCAGAGTGGCGAGGAAGCCGACTTTAAGCTGGCCGAACAGGCTGTTGGCAAGCTCCTGGGTATCGTAAAAAATGGTCAGGGTGCCAATCAGTTGCTGCTGGCGTGAGCCTTCAAAGTAGAAGGGGCGGTAAAGGGGACGTGAGATTTCGCGCAGGTCACCAAACAGCTCTTCACTGAGATCGCGAAAAAAGTCTGAATAGGTATTTTTGCTGTTGCTGACTGAGACAAACATGGAACCGTCATCCAGCTCAATCACGGATGCACCCACATGCTCAACTTTGAGCACCCCTTCGAGGGTTTGGCGGGCGAGGTTGTCATCGAGGGCCCAAACGGCGTTGGCGGCAGGCTGTTCAACCGAATCCAGCAGCTCCTGCTGGTTGGAAGTCAGCGCTTCACGGGTGGACATCACCATCAGTGACAGTTCCACAATAAACACGGCAATAGCAAAAAATAGC
It encodes the following:
- a CDS encoding putative bifunctional diguanylate cyclase/phosphodiesterase, which encodes MAIRFKSLTWKQTNLVVFSALFFAIAVFIVELSLMVMSTREALTSNQQELLDSVEQPAANAVWALDDNLARQTLEGVLKVEHVGASVIELDDGSMFVSVSNSKNTYSDFFRDLSEELFGDLREISRPLYRPFYFEGSRQQQLIGTLTIFYDTQELANSLFGQLKVGFLATLARALLLTMVLSIVFHRFLTQPIARISEAIDKIEPESPDENLLPISDAHKDDELGLVTTKLNQILLQFGQTQSKLRKMATRDPLTGLPNRTLLLETIAVTIQRARVHRRAFALLFIDLDRFKNVNDSLGHALGDQFLARIARLLERVVGDKGTVARLGGDEFVILADEINSADMAADFVDKLLFQLNNPIQLGDHSIHPAASVGISLYPEDGNSAEDLIRHADIAMYSAKASGSNQWAFFKQQMTERAAVRLRTEASLHDALKNDEFLLHFQPKLDLSTGKLMGCEALIRWKKDGRLISPMSFIPVAEETGIIVPIGRWVLEQSCKTLRQWQKQYNFAIPIAVNVASQQFADASLVPDIKQMALRYQIQPELLEIEITETSLMSDVEAAISKLEQLKNAGFGIAVDDFGTGYSSLSYLRHLPITTMKIDRCFVSDLPSDSAIASTILMLGKQLDLRIVAEGIENELQLEWLRKAGCGVGQGFYFSPPLPVEEFEQKYFQSSTASVHDLSG